A genomic region of Psychrobacter sp. M13 contains the following coding sequences:
- a CDS encoding DUF2809 domain-containing protein, with amino-acid sequence MSKITKFRFHFGYLLLAILLFLVEIAIAKYMGGWIRHYFGDVLVVILIYSALMTIVNFNRKAVILFTLIFAFAIEFSQYFKLAERLGFEQGSVPYIVLGNTFSVEDLVCYAVGCLLILLVERVF; translated from the coding sequence TTGTCAAAAATAACTAAATTTCGCTTTCACTTCGGCTATCTCTTATTAGCTATTTTACTTTTCTTAGTTGAGATAGCGATTGCCAAATATATGGGTGGCTGGATAAGGCATTACTTCGGCGATGTATTGGTCGTTATATTGATATATAGCGCCTTGATGACAATCGTTAATTTTAATAGAAAGGCAGTGATCCTATTTACGCTGATATTCGCTTTTGCTATCGAATTTAGCCAATATTTTAAATTGGCGGAGCGTTTGGGATTTGAGCAGGGTAGTGTGCCTTATATTGTCTTGGGTAATACTTTTAGTGTAGAGGATTTAGTCTGTTATGCCGTAGGCTGTCTGCTTATTTTGCTAGTTGAAAGGGTTTTTTAA
- a CDS encoding metal-dependent hydrolase: MANFNTHLNGAFAVSGIAALTIYKTGLIDDSGFLMCVALGTIGGLLPDLDSDNSTPIKLGFNLASFMFAFGLVMHWRDELSLLALMALWLAGYGFMRYVVFYIFTTMTVHRGVIHSVPYMAILGLGLTCLSYFVMDNALTTSWFYGLFLFGGALVHLSLDELYSVNLSGMKMKRSSGTAMKFYQHRDKWWYLLLYAVLALLVYFAPPFEPFWEQVHDPAPWAQLRVGMLPNILEDYFR, translated from the coding sequence ATGGCCAATTTCAACACCCATCTTAATGGCGCATTTGCCGTGAGTGGTATCGCCGCTTTGACCATTTATAAAACTGGGTTGATAGATGATTCGGGGTTTTTGATGTGCGTAGCGCTCGGCACGATAGGTGGACTCTTACCTGATTTGGATTCGGACAACTCGACACCGATCAAGCTTGGCTTTAATCTAGCTTCCTTTATGTTTGCTTTTGGGCTAGTGATGCACTGGCGTGATGAGTTAAGCCTATTAGCACTTATGGCGTTATGGCTGGCGGGCTATGGTTTTATGCGCTACGTAGTGTTTTATATCTTTACCACCATGACGGTGCATCGCGGGGTCATTCATTCGGTGCCTTATATGGCAATCCTAGGTCTAGGGCTGACTTGCTTGAGTTATTTTGTCATGGATAATGCTCTGACTACCAGCTGGTTTTATGGGCTATTTCTGTTTGGTGGCGCACTGGTACATCTAAGCCTTGATGAGCTATATAGCGTTAATTTATCAGGCATGAAAATGAAGCGCTCTTCAGGTACCGCGATGAAGTTCTATCAGCATCGGGACAAATGGTGGTATTTATTGTTATATGCTGTGCTTGCACTGCTAGTATATTTTGCCCCACCTTTTGAGCCGTTTTGGGAACAAGTGCACGACCCAGCGCCATGGGCTCAGCTTAGAGTAGGTATGTTACCGAATATCCTAGAAGACTATTTTCGTTAA
- a CDS encoding LysE family translocator, whose amino-acid sequence MFGIENYLGFIAASVLLNVTPGTDSMYIITRSISQGSRAGFYSVLGITSGILVHTVLAALGLSILLANSPFTFIIVKYIGAIYLCYLGYKMIMNKGESLLSDSLLEGEQPTRSKPLDRWKIYQQGVLTNVFNPKVALFFIAFFPHFIDASYAYVTVSFLMLGISFAITGFLWCSCLAFLASIFSKNLRENPAIESILNKIGGVVFIGMGIKLLTEKS is encoded by the coding sequence ATGTTCGGTATCGAAAACTACTTAGGATTTATTGCTGCCAGCGTTTTGCTAAATGTCACTCCTGGCACCGATAGCATGTATATCATTACGCGCAGTATCTCTCAGGGTAGCAGAGCGGGATTTTATTCTGTATTGGGCATCACTTCAGGGATTTTGGTACATACGGTTCTAGCAGCGCTAGGGTTATCCATCCTGCTGGCTAACTCTCCCTTTACCTTTATAATCGTCAAATATATTGGCGCTATCTACTTATGTTATTTGGGCTATAAGATGATAATGAATAAAGGTGAGTCGCTGCTCAGCGATAGCTTGCTGGAGGGTGAACAGCCTACTCGCTCAAAACCGTTAGATCGTTGGAAGATATACCAGCAAGGCGTATTAACCAACGTCTTTAATCCAAAAGTTGCGCTATTTTTTATCGCTTTTTTCCCGCATTTTATCGACGCAAGCTACGCTTATGTGACGGTATCATTTTTGATGTTAGGCATTAGCTTTGCGATTACTGGCTTTTTGTGGTGCTCGTGCTTGGCGTTTTTGGCATCGATATTCAGTAAGAATCTACGCGAGAATCCAGCTATTGAGTCGATATTAAATAAGATCGGCGGTGTGGTGTTTATTGGGATGGGGATTAAGCTGTTGACTGAGAAGAGTTGA
- a CDS encoding class II glutamine amidotransferase, with product MCQLLGMNCNVPTDIGFSFAGFRRRGGVTDSHEDGFGIAFFERSDCADNNNASTGLRLFHDNRPSHESPVADLVNNYPIKAINVIAHIRKATQGQNCLANTHPFVREVWGEQWVFAHNGQMNKSFIQRCQRLQDNGNAEYCQPVGTTDSEMAFCYLINRLKSSFKSRPDDRTLFNFLTTQCRYLSANGLFNCLISNGNWQLAYAGSLLFYLTRQAPFGKAELADDELAINFGDVTTDTDKVTILVTVPLTKNEKWQQLAVNECIIFRDGDILFKDSPSQRKFLTIDEGIAIARSVGASV from the coding sequence ATGTGTCAACTCTTAGGTATGAACTGTAATGTCCCAACCGATATCGGCTTTAGCTTTGCAGGGTTTCGTCGGCGCGGCGGCGTGACGGACAGCCACGAAGATGGTTTTGGTATTGCGTTTTTTGAGCGTAGTGACTGCGCTGACAATAATAACGCTTCAACGGGGCTGCGTCTGTTCCATGATAATCGCCCTAGCCATGAGTCGCCTGTCGCAGATTTGGTCAATAACTATCCGATCAAGGCGATAAATGTCATCGCTCATATCCGTAAGGCCACTCAAGGTCAAAACTGCTTGGCTAACACCCATCCCTTTGTCCGTGAAGTATGGGGCGAGCAGTGGGTATTTGCGCATAATGGACAGATGAATAAGTCTTTTATTCAGCGCTGTCAGCGTTTGCAAGACAATGGCAATGCTGAATACTGCCAGCCTGTCGGTACTACTGATTCTGAAATGGCATTTTGCTACTTAATCAATCGCCTTAAGAGCAGCTTTAAATCGCGTCCTGATGATCGGACTCTATTCAACTTTCTGACCACTCAATGCCGTTATCTATCGGCCAATGGGCTGTTTAATTGCCTGATATCTAATGGCAATTGGCAACTGGCTTATGCGGGTAGCTTATTGTTTTATCTCACCCGTCAAGCGCCATTTGGCAAGGCGGAGTTGGCTGATGATGAGCTGGCGATTAACTTTGGTGATGTGACCACTGATACTGATAAAGTCACTATCTTAGTCACCGTACCCTTGACCAAAAATGAAAAATGGCAACAGCTGGCCGTCAACGAATGCATCATCTTTCGAGATGGCGATATTCTATTTAAAGACAGTCCAAGCCAGCGTAAGTTTTTAACGATTGACGAAGGGATAGCTATTGCACGATCGGTTGGGGCGAGTGTTTAG
- a CDS encoding YchJ family protein yields the protein MQLCPCQVSPKLDFLIQPIAYSDCCQPYHDSLLDNSSDKADGIKAESAERLMRTRYSAFVLVKPEYIVKTTLPAQQALLDTKSIESWARETNWAGLEIVSHTAKLGKRHAQVEFKAFYTQSKGQPDGQQAAHHELSSFVKVKDKTSERWYFLDPTVDMSVSQKQPCICGSGEKFKRCCGVYLG from the coding sequence ATGCAACTATGCCCTTGCCAAGTCTCGCCAAAGTTAGATTTCTTAATACAGCCCATAGCTTATAGCGACTGCTGTCAGCCGTATCACGATAGTTTACTTGATAACAGTAGTGATAAAGCTGATGGTATCAAAGCCGAAAGTGCTGAGCGTCTCATGCGTACGCGTTATAGTGCTTTTGTGTTGGTGAAGCCAGAATATATCGTCAAGACTACTTTACCTGCGCAGCAAGCATTACTTGATACTAAGTCTATAGAATCATGGGCACGTGAGACCAATTGGGCAGGATTAGAGATTGTCAGTCATACTGCAAAGCTAGGTAAGCGTCATGCACAAGTTGAGTTTAAAGCGTTTTATACCCAGTCAAAAGGGCAGCCTGATGGTCAGCAAGCTGCGCATCATGAATTATCTAGTTTCGTAAAGGTAAAAGATAAAACAAGCGAGCGCTGGTACTTTTTAGATCCGACTGTTGATATGAGTGTTAGTCAAAAACAGCCGTGTATTTGTGGGTCTGGGGAGAAGTTTAAGCGCTGTTGTGGGGTTTATTTGGGTTGA
- a CDS encoding RNA-binding domain-containing protein → MNHDDLLAILDTLIKDWESEVVEFKRGKKEFSLSDIGKYFSAIANEANLRAQKFGWLVFGIDDKTRQVIGTDYKANNSERIQAVSQQISQEMQPTVTFRNIFELKHHKGNVVMFQVPAAPKGSPISYNGHHYARAGESLVALGLDKLNEINQQEKWIDWSAQVVLEATMDDLDPDALIKAKQGFSRKTGQRFESKMLLELSDEDFLNKARLIENGKITRATLLLLGKPESVRLLSPHPATMVWSLEAEERAYEHFYPPFLLTSTQLYQKIRNFQIRILPDNELIPVEIDKYNQRVVLEALHNCIAHQDYTKHSRIIVSEKTDRLIFESEGSFFDGKPVDYISGDRRPKKYRNFKLAQSMVQLNMIDTMGYGVHEMYEKQAKRYLPLPDYDLTMPQTVRLVIYGDVVDPAYSKLLIKNTDLSLMEIIALDRVQKSQDISKEMAKELQRKNLIEGRRPNYYVSSSVAEATNKKAKYIRNRIQDDTFYMQLILDFIGKYSQATRPEIDNLLLPKLSEILDEKQKVTKVGHLLTKLRKMEKIKNIGAGKHSKWVMR, encoded by the coding sequence ATGAATCATGATGATCTGTTGGCGATATTAGATACCCTCATTAAAGACTGGGAAAGCGAAGTCGTTGAATTTAAGCGAGGTAAAAAAGAGTTCTCTTTATCAGATATTGGAAAATATTTTTCAGCGATAGCTAATGAAGCTAATTTGCGCGCGCAAAAATTTGGCTGGTTGGTATTTGGTATTGATGATAAAACTAGACAAGTTATTGGCACAGATTACAAAGCTAATAACTCTGAACGTATACAAGCAGTGAGTCAGCAAATTTCTCAAGAGATGCAACCAACAGTCACTTTTAGAAATATTTTTGAGTTGAAACATCACAAGGGTAATGTTGTTATGTTTCAAGTTCCAGCAGCGCCTAAAGGTTCGCCAATATCTTACAACGGACATCATTACGCTAGAGCTGGTGAGAGCTTAGTAGCGCTAGGATTAGATAAGTTAAATGAGATTAATCAACAAGAGAAATGGATAGATTGGTCAGCACAAGTAGTATTAGAAGCGACGATGGACGATTTAGATCCAGATGCTCTAATTAAGGCTAAACAAGGTTTTTCTAGAAAAACGGGTCAAAGATTTGAAAGCAAGATGTTACTTGAGCTTAGCGATGAAGATTTTTTGAACAAAGCTAGATTAATTGAAAACGGTAAAATTACTAGAGCTACACTCTTACTTCTTGGAAAACCAGAGTCAGTTCGCCTCCTTTCTCCTCATCCAGCAACAATGGTATGGAGCCTAGAAGCAGAAGAGCGAGCTTATGAACATTTCTATCCACCTTTCCTACTAACATCAACACAGCTCTATCAAAAAATACGTAATTTTCAGATACGAATTTTACCTGACAATGAATTGATTCCCGTCGAGATTGATAAATACAATCAACGTGTTGTGTTAGAGGCATTACATAATTGTATTGCTCATCAAGACTATACCAAGCATTCTAGGATTATTGTGTCTGAGAAAACAGATCGTTTAATCTTTGAAAGTGAAGGAAGCTTTTTTGATGGTAAGCCTGTGGATTATATATCAGGAGATAGAAGGCCAAAAAAATATCGTAACTTTAAGCTCGCGCAATCTATGGTTCAACTTAATATGATTGATACAATGGGCTATGGTGTTCATGAAATGTATGAGAAACAGGCAAAGCGCTATTTACCTTTACCTGACTATGATTTGACTATGCCTCAAACAGTAAGATTGGTTATATATGGAGATGTTGTTGATCCTGCTTATAGTAAATTATTGATTAAAAATACAGACCTATCATTAATGGAAATTATAGCATTAGATAGGGTTCAAAAGAGTCAGGATATTTCTAAAGAAATGGCTAAAGAGTTACAACGAAAGAATCTCATAGAGGGACGGAGACCTAATTACTATGTGTCTTCATCAGTGGCAGAAGCTACCAACAAAAAAGCTAAATATATACGTAATAGAATTCAAGATGATACTTTCTATATGCAACTTATCTTAGATTTTATAGGTAAGTACAGTCAAGCTACAAGACCTGAAATTGATAACTTATTATTGCCTAAGCTTAGTGAGATTCTTGATGAAAAACAGAAAGTTACTAAAGTAGGTCATCTATTGACAAAACTCAGAAAAATGGAAAAAATTAAAAATATTGGAGCAGGTAAACATTCAAAATGGGTTATGAGATGA
- a CDS encoding DUF3025 domain-containing protein, producing the protein MTIANSINNDFSSSYSYNQLDASFAPIDWQAPWLAHINQLSYLSATIKQLSDANANVNKADKQLANTASLDTQIDVIAKVLNTALKWQSEDCQTPLPTTQPIEDNQDYRLKFVSQNALPEGIGYEQFIGSTGKIPTRDNLHDLFSGSIWLTFPKTKALLNYYHMLEIAACHEDGKGARRGRVRDTITVFDENGAILVTADPNIGEALINFDWQASLVVPRDKWDNPKKRDTHSQAAVYIFGHALLEQLIQPRKPLCAHSVVINVAADFFALSLPERISYLDDQLVIYMDKLLSKHDITPRQLAPLPILGVPHFWSENADPRFYDDSYVFRSGRRKPSK; encoded by the coding sequence ATGACTATTGCTAACTCGATTAATAACGATTTCTCAAGCTCTTATTCTTATAATCAACTTGATGCAAGCTTTGCTCCTATCGACTGGCAAGCGCCTTGGTTGGCTCACATAAATCAATTAAGCTATCTAAGTGCCACTATAAAGCAGCTGAGTGATGCTAACGCTAATGTTAATAAAGCCGATAAGCAACTAGCTAATACTGCTAGCTTAGATACTCAAATAGATGTCATTGCCAAAGTATTAAATACAGCTTTAAAGTGGCAAAGTGAAGACTGCCAAACTCCATTGCCGACCACTCAACCTATAGAAGACAATCAAGATTATCGTTTAAAGTTTGTCTCGCAAAACGCTTTACCAGAGGGTATAGGTTATGAGCAGTTTATTGGTAGCACAGGCAAAATTCCAACGCGAGATAATTTGCATGATTTATTTAGCGGTAGCATTTGGCTAACTTTTCCTAAAACTAAAGCGCTACTAAATTATTATCATATGCTAGAGATTGCAGCGTGTCATGAGGATGGTAAAGGTGCAAGACGCGGGCGAGTACGCGATACTATCACTGTCTTTGACGAAAATGGTGCGATACTCGTGACCGCTGACCCTAATATAGGTGAGGCATTGATTAATTTTGACTGGCAGGCAAGTTTAGTTGTACCGCGTGATAAGTGGGATAATCCCAAAAAACGTGATACACATTCTCAAGCTGCCGTTTATATTTTTGGTCATGCCTTGCTCGAACAGTTAATACAACCGCGCAAACCTTTGTGTGCGCATAGCGTGGTTATTAATGTAGCGGCTGATTTCTTTGCATTATCTTTGCCTGAGCGCATCTCTTATTTGGATGACCAGCTTGTCATATACATGGATAAATTATTATCAAAGCATGATATAACCCCGCGTCAACTTGCACCATTACCTATTTTGGGCGTGCCACACTTTTGGTCAGAGAACGCTGATCCTAGATTTTATGATGATAGCTATGTATTTCGTAGCGGACGGCGAAAACCAAGCAAGTGA
- the acnA gene encoding aconitate hydratase AcnA, giving the protein MSDIFNVKNTLSVDGKDHAYYSLPKLTETYENISKLPFCMKVVLENLLRNEDDGQSVGKDHIEAVANWDAGAEASKEIAFMPARVVLQDFTGVPSVVDLAAMRDAVVELGGKAEQINPFIPSELVVDHSVQVDAYGREDALDLNEKIEFKRNNERYEFLHWGKNAFKNFVVVPPATGIVHQVNLEYLARVVMAADVDGELTAYPDTVFGTDSHTTMINGIGVLGWGVGGIEAEAAMLGQPSSMLIPQVVGFELKGKLNEGVTATDLVLRVVEMLRAHGVVGKFVEFFGEGLHSMPLADRATIANMSPEYGATCGIFPIDQMAIDYLRLSGREESQIKLVEQYAKAQGLWHDADTPAATYSSKLELDLSSVQPALAGPNLPQQRINLSDMHEKFGETLEKMTKDRKSEIKGKERFDEEGGEQEQADRLYAKPNVYSDVNIDDKSHKLRDGSVVIAAITSCTNTSNPAVMIGAGLVAKKAAAKGLKAKPWVKTSLAPGSKVVTDYLEKSKLMDELEKTGFYLVGYGCTTCIGNSGPLLESIEKGIEEKDLVAAAVLSGNRNFEGRIHSHVKASYLASPPLVVAYALAGTVDIDLTTQPLGQDQDGNEVFLKDIWPTSEEINELIANNIDADMFRKNYGEVFDGSAAWNAISSADSQLYPWSEASTYIKNPPFFDGMTMEPEGIPDIEGARILGLFGDSITTDHISPAGNIDADSPAGKYLQERGVMEADFNSYGSRRGNDAVMTRGTFANIRIKNTMMGGKEGGYTYYFNGDSATLQDGQEMAIYDAAMKYKEDKRPLVVLGGSEYGSGSSRDWAAKGTILLGVKAVLTSSFERIHRSNLVGMGVLPLTFKEGENAETYKLDGSEVMSITGLDNGESKTAKVTATRADGSTESFDVNVMLQTPKEREYVRHGGVLHYVLRQLAAESKDAA; this is encoded by the coding sequence ATGAGTGATATCTTCAATGTAAAAAACACTTTGAGTGTTGACGGCAAGGATCATGCCTATTACAGCTTGCCAAAATTAACTGAAACTTACGAAAATATTAGTAAGTTACCCTTTTGCATGAAAGTTGTTTTAGAAAACTTATTACGTAATGAGGATGACGGTCAGTCTGTTGGCAAAGACCATATCGAAGCGGTCGCTAATTGGGACGCAGGCGCAGAAGCGTCAAAAGAGATCGCCTTTATGCCAGCCCGTGTCGTGCTGCAAGATTTCACAGGCGTGCCCTCAGTAGTCGATCTCGCAGCCATGCGTGATGCTGTTGTTGAATTAGGCGGTAAAGCCGAACAGATTAATCCCTTTATCCCAAGTGAGTTGGTCGTCGATCACTCGGTACAAGTTGACGCTTACGGCCGCGAAGATGCGCTAGATTTGAATGAAAAGATCGAATTTAAGCGCAATAATGAGCGCTATGAGTTTTTGCATTGGGGCAAGAATGCCTTTAAAAACTTCGTTGTTGTACCACCAGCCACCGGTATTGTGCATCAGGTTAACTTAGAGTACCTAGCACGCGTGGTGATGGCTGCTGATGTCGACGGCGAGCTGACCGCTTATCCTGACACGGTGTTCGGTACGGATAGTCACACAACGATGATTAATGGTATCGGCGTGCTTGGTTGGGGTGTCGGCGGTATTGAAGCGGAAGCGGCAATGCTTGGTCAACCGTCCTCAATGCTTATTCCACAAGTGGTCGGTTTTGAGCTAAAAGGTAAGCTTAACGAAGGCGTTACCGCAACGGATTTGGTATTGCGCGTGGTTGAAATGCTACGAGCCCATGGTGTCGTGGGTAAGTTCGTTGAATTCTTTGGCGAAGGTCTGCATAGTATGCCGCTGGCTGATCGTGCCACCATTGCCAATATGTCACCAGAGTATGGTGCGACTTGTGGTATCTTCCCGATTGACCAAATGGCGATTGATTATCTGCGTCTATCAGGTCGCGAAGAGAGCCAAATTAAGCTCGTTGAGCAGTATGCCAAGGCGCAAGGCTTATGGCATGATGCTGATACGCCAGCTGCGACTTATTCAAGTAAGTTAGAGCTAGATTTATCATCGGTACAGCCTGCACTTGCAGGTCCTAACTTACCACAGCAGCGTATCAATTTATCTGATATGCACGAAAAATTTGGCGAAACGCTAGAAAAAATGACCAAAGATCGCAAATCGGAAATCAAAGGTAAAGAGCGTTTTGATGAAGAAGGCGGCGAGCAAGAGCAAGCCGATAGACTCTATGCTAAGCCTAACGTCTACTCTGATGTCAATATCGATGATAAAAGCCATAAGCTGCGTGATGGTTCGGTCGTTATCGCCGCTATCACCTCGTGTACTAACACCTCAAACCCTGCGGTTATGATTGGGGCAGGGTTGGTGGCGAAAAAAGCCGCTGCAAAAGGTCTAAAAGCCAAGCCTTGGGTTAAAACCTCGTTGGCACCTGGTTCGAAGGTGGTGACTGATTATCTTGAAAAGTCTAAGTTAATGGACGAGCTTGAAAAAACAGGCTTTTACTTAGTCGGCTATGGTTGTACCACTTGTATTGGTAACTCAGGACCGCTCTTAGAGTCGATCGAAAAAGGCATTGAAGAAAAAGATTTGGTCGCCGCTGCTGTACTCTCAGGTAACCGTAACTTTGAAGGTCGTATTCACTCACATGTAAAAGCAAGCTACTTGGCATCGCCGCCATTGGTTGTCGCTTATGCGCTGGCAGGTACGGTCGATATCGATTTGACGACGCAGCCACTAGGACAAGATCAAGACGGCAATGAGGTGTTCTTAAAAGACATCTGGCCGACCTCAGAAGAGATTAACGAGCTGATCGCTAATAATATCGATGCGGATATGTTCCGTAAAAACTACGGTGAAGTGTTCGACGGTAGTGCCGCATGGAACGCCATTAGCTCAGCCGATAGCCAACTGTACCCATGGAGCGAAGCGTCTACGTATATCAAGAACCCACCGTTCTTTGATGGTATGACTATGGAGCCAGAAGGTATTCCTGATATCGAAGGCGCGCGTATTTTAGGTCTATTCGGCGACTCGATCACCACAGATCATATCTCGCCTGCTGGTAATATCGATGCTGACTCTCCTGCGGGCAAGTACTTGCAAGAGCGCGGCGTAATGGAAGCGGATTTTAATAGTTATGGCTCACGCCGTGGTAACGATGCGGTGATGACACGCGGCACCTTTGCTAATATCCGTATCAAAAACACGATGATGGGTGGCAAAGAGGGCGGTTATACGTATTACTTCAACGGTGATAGCGCCACGTTACAAGATGGTCAAGAAATGGCTATCTATGATGCGGCGATGAAGTATAAAGAAGACAAGCGTCCGCTCGTAGTACTAGGCGGTAGCGAGTATGGCTCTGGCTCAAGTCGTGACTGGGCAGCCAAAGGTACTATTTTGCTCGGAGTAAAAGCGGTATTGACCAGCTCATTCGAGCGTATTCACCGTTCAAACTTAGTGGGTATGGGTGTGTTGCCATTGACCTTTAAAGAAGGTGAAAACGCAGAGACCTATAAGCTTGATGGTTCAGAAGTCATGAGTATCACAGGTCTTGATAATGGTGAAAGTAAAACAGCAAAAGTCACTGCTACCCGTGCTGATGGCTCAACTGAAAGCTTCGATGTCAACGTCATGCTACAGACACCAAAAGAGCGCGAATACGTGCGTCATGGCGGGGTATTGCACTATGTATTGCGTCAACTCGCTGCTGAGAGCAAAGACGCTGCGTAG